In the genome of Catenovulum adriaticum, one region contains:
- the dkgB gene encoding 2,5-didehydrogluconate reductase DkgB has protein sequence MILINNEMPVLGMGTFRLEGDVAYNSVKMALELGYRHIDTAQIYGNEAEVGQAIADSGVKRSELFITTKVWNSNLNPHSFQKSVRESLKKLQTDYLDLLLIHWPAPENNEPMKVYLTELAKAKNEKLAKHIGVSNFTIALMEEALKTLPASQIFTNQVEVHPYLTNEKLRAYCEAQNIHTTGYMPFAVGKVLKDKTIVDIANNKGCTPAEVVIAWSLSNGLSTIPSSTKRSNLLTNLAGQSLKLSSEELNAINKLDRKERQANPDFSPQWDI, from the coding sequence ATGATATTAATAAATAATGAAATGCCCGTTTTGGGGATGGGCACTTTTCGATTAGAGGGCGATGTTGCTTATAATTCAGTAAAAATGGCATTAGAGCTTGGTTATAGACATATAGATACCGCGCAAATTTACGGTAATGAAGCTGAAGTTGGTCAAGCAATTGCTGATAGCGGGGTTAAACGAAGTGAACTTTTTATTACCACAAAAGTTTGGAACTCAAATTTAAACCCTCATTCTTTTCAAAAAAGTGTTCGTGAGAGTTTGAAAAAACTTCAAACAGATTATCTTGATTTACTGCTTATTCATTGGCCAGCACCAGAGAACAACGAACCAATGAAAGTGTATTTGACAGAGTTAGCTAAGGCAAAAAATGAAAAATTGGCTAAGCATATTGGGGTATCTAATTTTACAATAGCGTTAATGGAAGAAGCTCTAAAAACGTTACCAGCTTCACAGATATTTACAAACCAAGTAGAAGTTCATCCTTATCTAACGAACGAAAAATTGCGAGCATATTGTGAGGCCCAAAATATCCATACAACAGGGTATATGCCATTTGCGGTAGGTAAAGTTCTAAAAGATAAAACAATTGTTGATATTGCTAATAATAAAGGATGTACACCAGCAGAAGTAGTTATTGCATGGTCGTTATCAAATGGATTATCAACCATACCTTCTTCAACTAAACGTTCCAATCTTTTAACAAATTTAGCCGGTCAATCATTAAAACTGAGTTCAGAAGAGCTCAACGCTATCAACAAGCTTGATAGAAAAGAACGTCAAGCCAACCCGGACTTTTCACCGCAATGGGATATTTAA